Proteins encoded by one window of Chondromyces crocatus:
- a CDS encoding oligosaccharide flippase family protein, producing MAKPSALAQKTVIGAMWTIATGIGGRVMGLAGTVLLTRYLAPDIMGAVGGAQAVAYTAYFASGLGLGQYLVSHPDADRQTIFNATVYYLTACLFSVGIVFLLREPIAHFFGKPALLPYLSGCLVAVVIERLSYIPDRLMIRDMRFKEVAVRNSIGELTYTVSSVALAIRGWGGNAIIAGMLLRALVRVVITLPAVDHREWLTISPFSKEKAKRMLSFGIPISLGSLANFGSQRWDNLVMLRLFGERTGGLYNLAWNLADIPASQVGERIGDVLVPSFAKLEPERRPAALIRSITLMSLIVFPLAVGLGAVAPTILQDTVFLPTWYDTGPLLMVLSALGVTRPVGWVIASYLQVHGRTRSIMILEWMKVGGIVGGVWALGVLGGPLWACAGVGLSFGIHALVSMALVNHVSGVRYLDMARPLARPLLACVPMVAAVLATRMGMSRFGDLPRGVRLSTEVIAGAAAFVLAALVVAPAVSRDFLGLIRSVLRRGRS from the coding sequence GTGGCGAAACCGAGCGCGCTCGCTCAGAAGACGGTCATCGGCGCGATGTGGACCATCGCGACCGGCATCGGCGGCCGGGTGATGGGGCTGGCCGGCACGGTGCTCCTGACGCGCTATCTCGCGCCGGACATCATGGGCGCCGTCGGTGGTGCGCAGGCCGTGGCGTACACCGCGTACTTCGCCTCGGGGCTCGGGCTCGGGCAGTACCTCGTCTCTCACCCCGACGCGGACCGGCAGACCATCTTCAATGCGACCGTCTACTACCTGACGGCGTGCTTGTTCTCCGTGGGGATCGTGTTCCTGCTTCGGGAGCCCATCGCGCACTTCTTCGGCAAGCCTGCCCTCTTGCCGTACCTGTCGGGGTGCCTGGTCGCGGTCGTCATCGAGCGGCTCTCGTACATCCCCGACCGGCTGATGATCCGGGACATGCGGTTCAAGGAGGTGGCGGTCCGCAACTCGATCGGCGAGCTGACGTACACCGTGTCGTCGGTGGCGCTCGCGATCCGAGGCTGGGGCGGCAATGCCATCATCGCCGGCATGCTGCTGCGCGCGCTGGTGCGGGTGGTGATCACGCTCCCCGCCGTCGACCACCGTGAGTGGCTGACGATCAGCCCCTTCTCCAAAGAAAAGGCGAAACGGATGCTGTCCTTCGGCATCCCCATCAGCCTCGGTTCGCTGGCCAACTTCGGCTCCCAGCGCTGGGACAACCTGGTGATGCTGCGGCTCTTCGGCGAGCGCACTGGAGGGCTCTACAACCTGGCGTGGAACCTGGCAGACATCCCAGCGTCCCAGGTCGGGGAGCGCATCGGCGACGTGCTGGTGCCCTCGTTCGCCAAGCTCGAGCCGGAGCGGAGGCCTGCGGCGCTGATCCGCTCGATCACCCTGATGTCGCTCATCGTCTTCCCGCTGGCCGTCGGGCTCGGGGCGGTGGCACCGACGATCCTTCAAGACACCGTGTTCCTCCCGACCTGGTACGACACCGGCCCGCTCTTGATGGTGCTCTCCGCGCTGGGCGTGACCCGCCCGGTCGGCTGGGTGATCGCCTCGTACCTCCAGGTGCACGGGCGTACCCGCTCGATCATGATCCTGGAGTGGATGAAGGTCGGCGGGATCGTCGGCGGGGTCTGGGCCCTCGGGGTCCTGGGCGGGCCGCTCTGGGCGTGCGCCGGCGTGGGGCTGTCGTTCGGCATCCATGCCCTGGTGAGCATGGCGCTCGTGAACCATGTGAGTGGCGTGCGGTACCTCGACATGGCGCGTCCGCTGGCGCGTCCGCTGCTCGCGTGCGTTCCGATGGTCGCCGCGGTGCTCGCGACCAGGATGGGGATGTCTCGCTTCGGGGATCTCCCGCGTGGCGTCCGGCTGAGCACGGAGGTGATTGCTGGTGCTGCCGCATTCGTGCTGGCCGCGCTGGTGGTGGCGCCAGCGGTTTCGCGCGATTTCCTGGGGCTGATTCGCTCCGTCCTCCGTCGAGGGCGATCGTGA
- a CDS encoding nucleotide sugar dehydrogenase, which produces MSETQTVVDGLLGKITSQGALVGIIGLGYVGLPLALAFIEKGFRVLGFDVDPSKVEALAAGESYIKHLDPARVLAAAKTGRFLATTDFGRLDEPDAILICVPTPLTPQRQPDMSYVEGSAEKIRERLRKGQLVVLESTTYPGTTDELVCGILEKSGLRSGKDFFLAFSPEREDPGNRDYGTTTIPKVVGGVDAHSLTLAKALYDQAIARTIPVSSARAAEAAKLTENIFRAVNIALVNELKVVYDRMGIDVWEVLDAASTKPFGFMRFNPGPGWGGHCIPLDPFYLSWKAREYGASTAFIELAGEVNVEMPHYVVNKLQLALNERGKPIKGMKVLVLGVAYKKDIDDPRESPAFEVFELLRQLGASLSYHDPHIPRTPSMRSWPHLQPMESLPLTPETLAAHDAVVIVTDHSVVDYGLVLEHASLIVDTRGVFRQVNPKVVKA; this is translated from the coding sequence ATGTCAGAAACGCAAACGGTGGTCGACGGGCTTCTCGGCAAGATCACCTCGCAGGGCGCCCTGGTGGGCATCATCGGGCTCGGCTATGTCGGCCTGCCTCTCGCTCTCGCCTTCATCGAGAAGGGCTTCCGGGTGCTCGGCTTCGACGTCGACCCGAGCAAGGTCGAGGCGCTGGCCGCAGGCGAGAGCTACATCAAGCACCTGGATCCGGCCCGCGTGCTGGCGGCAGCCAAGACGGGCCGCTTCCTCGCCACCACCGACTTCGGACGCCTCGACGAGCCCGACGCGATCCTGATCTGCGTTCCCACGCCGCTCACGCCGCAGCGCCAGCCCGACATGAGCTATGTCGAAGGCTCCGCGGAGAAGATCCGAGAGCGCCTCCGCAAGGGCCAGCTCGTCGTGCTGGAGTCGACGACCTACCCGGGCACGACCGACGAGCTGGTGTGCGGCATCCTGGAGAAGTCGGGGCTGCGTTCAGGGAAGGACTTCTTCCTGGCCTTCTCGCCGGAGCGTGAGGATCCCGGCAACCGAGATTACGGGACGACGACGATCCCCAAGGTGGTCGGCGGCGTCGACGCGCACTCGTTGACGCTCGCCAAGGCGCTCTACGATCAAGCGATTGCCCGCACGATCCCGGTCTCTTCGGCCCGCGCCGCCGAGGCTGCGAAGCTCACCGAGAACATCTTCCGCGCCGTGAACATCGCCCTCGTGAACGAGCTCAAGGTCGTCTACGACCGCATGGGCATCGACGTCTGGGAGGTGCTCGACGCCGCGTCCACCAAGCCGTTCGGCTTCATGCGGTTCAACCCCGGCCCGGGTTGGGGCGGTCACTGCATTCCGCTCGATCCCTTCTATCTCTCCTGGAAGGCCCGCGAGTACGGTGCCTCGACGGCGTTCATCGAGCTGGCTGGCGAGGTGAACGTGGAGATGCCGCACTACGTGGTGAACAAGCTACAGCTCGCCCTCAACGAGCGCGGCAAGCCGATCAAGGGCATGAAGGTCCTCGTCCTCGGCGTCGCCTACAAGAAGGACATCGACGATCCGCGCGAGAGCCCGGCCTTCGAGGTCTTCGAGTTGCTTCGCCAGCTGGGCGCGTCGCTGAGCTACCACGATCCCCACATCCCGCGGACGCCCTCGATGCGCTCCTGGCCTCACCTCCAGCCGATGGAGTCGCTGCCGCTCACGCCCGAGACCCTCGCCGCGCACGACGCGGTGGTGATCGTCACCGATCACTCGGTCGTCGATTATGGCCTCGTGCTCGAGCACGCCAGCCTCATCGTCGATACCCGAGGCGTCTTCCGTCAGGTGAACCCCAAGGTCGTCAAGGCCTAG
- a CDS encoding PQQ-dependent sugar dehydrogenase, translated as MMGTKLSLLRLTWIALGAAGAALALNACGGDDGGTNTTSPTGPGGGTTTTTSDGGGGGTGGAGGTGGDGGGTSSLVDCDPATGALPPLKLTVVANGFDRPIFVASEPTDPERLFVVEQRGRIRLIDRGTVQDEPFLDINDVIRPPGGGGDEYGLLGFAFHPNYAANGRFFVYYTYTQGQDLIYAVAEYHRSQSNPDLADKSSGQVIFEIPPGPDHPHYYNHNGGALAFGSDNFLYIGVGDGGSGGDPNNNAQNLARREGKILRIDVDAPQTAPQGNLPGGDPFIWDYGLRNPWRMSFDACNGDLYIGDVGQDRWEEINIERAGQGHKNYGWRLREGDACFNPSMNCPTDGLTPPVVALSHQTDDAVSINGGFVYRGSKIPALRGTYLFGDYSRNWIKSLVWQDGTLVSQGDLTADLESRNTLQAMSSFGQDAAGEVYVVDLAGAIFRIEPE; from the coding sequence ATGATGGGGACGAAGCTTTCTCTCTTGCGCTTGACGTGGATCGCGCTCGGCGCTGCCGGGGCCGCGCTGGCGTTGAACGCTTGTGGTGGTGACGATGGCGGGACGAACACGACGAGTCCGACAGGACCCGGCGGAGGCACCACGACGACGACCAGCGATGGTGGTGGTGGTGGCACGGGAGGTGCCGGGGGTACGGGTGGAGATGGCGGAGGGACGTCATCCCTCGTGGACTGTGACCCGGCGACCGGAGCCCTCCCTCCACTCAAGCTCACTGTGGTCGCGAACGGCTTCGATCGCCCCATCTTCGTGGCCAGCGAGCCCACCGATCCGGAGCGCCTCTTCGTGGTCGAGCAGCGCGGCAGGATCCGGCTGATCGACCGTGGCACGGTCCAGGACGAGCCATTCCTCGACATCAACGACGTCATCCGGCCCCCCGGCGGCGGCGGCGACGAATATGGCCTGCTGGGCTTCGCCTTCCACCCGAATTACGCAGCCAATGGGCGATTCTTCGTCTATTACACGTACACTCAGGGCCAGGACCTGATCTATGCCGTCGCGGAGTACCATCGCTCGCAATCGAACCCGGATCTTGCGGACAAGAGTTCTGGGCAGGTGATTTTCGAGATTCCTCCCGGACCGGACCACCCCCATTATTACAACCATAATGGCGGCGCTCTGGCGTTCGGCAGCGACAACTTCCTCTACATCGGCGTCGGTGACGGTGGGAGTGGTGGCGATCCGAACAACAACGCCCAGAACCTCGCTCGACGCGAAGGGAAAATTTTGCGGATCGACGTCGATGCTCCGCAGACGGCGCCCCAGGGCAACCTGCCGGGAGGGGATCCCTTCATCTGGGATTACGGCCTGCGGAACCCCTGGCGCATGAGCTTCGATGCCTGCAACGGGGACCTCTACATCGGCGATGTTGGTCAGGACCGGTGGGAAGAGATCAACATCGAGCGCGCAGGTCAGGGGCACAAGAATTATGGCTGGCGTCTCAGGGAAGGCGACGCCTGCTTCAATCCGTCCATGAACTGCCCCACCGATGGCCTGACCCCGCCGGTCGTTGCGCTCAGCCACCAGACCGACGACGCCGTGTCCATCAATGGTGGTTTCGTCTACCGAGGGAGCAAGATTCCTGCACTGCGAGGGACTTATCTCTTCGGCGATTACAGCCGAAACTGGATCAAATCGCTGGTGTGGCAGGACGGCACGCTCGTGAGCCAGGGGGATCTCACCGCGGACCTGGAGTCCAGGAACACCCTGCAGGCCATGTCCTCGTTCGGCCAGGACGCGGCCGGAGAGGTCTACGTGGTCGATCTGGCAGGCGCGATCTTCCGTATCGAGCCAGAATGA
- a CDS encoding polysaccharide biosynthesis/export family protein codes for MAEFALSTRRLLSIVAPLLVALSGCAPVYVYDSANYAKEFDPRAHEYVIGVGDSLQINVWRMADLSSGALVRPDGIITLPLVGDVFVAGSTPSQVRAAITKRLSEFVKDETAVVTIAVTSVNSYRFVVSGNVAHAGIFTSTYYVSVSEALAMAGGPNQFASTDQILLIRMDAPGKFRHIPINYDSIVSREHPEQDLVLKAGDTVYVP; via the coding sequence ATGGCTGAATTCGCCCTCTCTACCCGCCGCCTTCTCTCGATCGTGGCACCCCTGCTGGTCGCTCTCTCGGGTTGTGCACCCGTCTACGTGTACGACTCTGCCAACTACGCCAAGGAGTTCGATCCGAGAGCCCACGAGTACGTCATCGGGGTGGGCGACAGCCTTCAGATCAACGTGTGGCGCATGGCTGATCTGTCGAGCGGCGCGCTGGTACGCCCCGATGGCATCATCACCCTGCCGCTCGTCGGTGATGTCTTCGTCGCCGGGAGCACCCCGAGCCAGGTGCGCGCGGCGATCACCAAGCGTCTGTCGGAGTTCGTGAAGGACGAGACTGCCGTCGTCACCATCGCGGTGACCTCGGTGAACAGCTACCGCTTCGTGGTGAGCGGCAACGTGGCGCACGCGGGCATCTTCACGTCGACCTATTACGTCTCCGTCTCGGAGGCGCTGGCGATGGCCGGCGGGCCGAACCAGTTCGCCTCGACGGACCAGATCCTGCTCATCCGCATGGACGCGCCAGGGAAGTTCCGTCACATCCCGATCAACTACGACTCCATCGTTTCGCGCGAGCACCCGGAGCAAGACCTCGTGCTCAAGGCGGGTGACACGGTGTACGTTCCCTGA
- a CDS encoding EboA domain-containing protein encodes MRNHSLLLLELLSRRIPPGGRRWRERVEVITGVHLAEGLIPTSFQTLPEFDHEGFLAELAGASRWLGKEAIQLTMAERGVLHKAGVTWDIDGWPLDQLGRAAMLAVVSSRLAPSEIERLLGDVHRQGETRERQALLRALPFLVMPQRFVALAVDACRSNERPVFEAIACENPYPAENFQEIQFNQLVLKALAFGIALERIIGLERRRSVELMRMASDYAGELRASGRTVPTDMNLLLDAS; translated from the coding sequence ATGCGCAACCACTCCCTTTTGCTCCTCGAGCTTCTATCCCGGCGCATTCCTCCTGGAGGCCGTCGCTGGCGCGAGCGCGTCGAGGTCATCACGGGGGTGCATCTCGCAGAGGGGCTGATCCCGACGTCGTTTCAGACGCTTCCGGAGTTCGATCACGAGGGGTTTCTGGCGGAGCTGGCTGGAGCATCCAGGTGGCTCGGGAAAGAGGCGATCCAGCTCACGATGGCCGAGCGCGGGGTGCTGCACAAGGCGGGGGTCACCTGGGACATCGATGGTTGGCCACTCGACCAGCTCGGCCGCGCAGCGATGCTCGCCGTCGTCTCTTCGCGGCTGGCCCCCTCCGAGATCGAGCGGTTGCTCGGTGACGTGCATCGTCAAGGAGAGACCCGGGAGCGGCAGGCCTTGCTTCGCGCGCTGCCTTTCCTCGTGATGCCCCAGCGGTTCGTCGCGCTCGCGGTCGATGCGTGTCGCAGCAACGAGCGACCCGTCTTCGAGGCCATTGCCTGCGAGAACCCGTATCCGGCGGAGAACTTCCAGGAGATTCAGTTCAATCAGCTGGTGCTCAAAGCGCTCGCCTTCGGCATCGCCCTCGAGCGCATCATCGGCCTGGAGCGCCGCCGCTCGGTGGAGCTGATGCGCATGGCCTCCGACTATGCCGGCGAACTCCGCGCATCGGGGCGAACCGTGCCGACCGACATGAACCTTCTCCTCGACGCTTCCTGA
- a CDS encoding TatD family hydrolase → MSFRTTDDYQAMEAAGVSVVLEPSSWLGQPRMHVGSFEDHFASLLGWERYRASQFGISHLCALALNPREANNGRVAQGVVELLPRYLPKEGVVAVGMVGFEDLSTDEEHYFVRQIELARVNELPLLVHTPLRDKKRATERSLAILREHRFPEEWVLIEDASEETLPLVLATRCWAGCLLGASTGMGEERVASAIRRHGPNRILVSSAADWSASDPLQVPKLADRMRAQGLAEDVVQMLLWGNPIAFFAQSGKLDPVEHGEAALLGQRGGHAGTLVRAPSPQIR, encoded by the coding sequence ATGTCCTTTCGGACCACGGACGACTACCAGGCGATGGAGGCCGCCGGCGTCTCCGTGGTCCTGGAGCCGTCGTCCTGGCTCGGTCAGCCTCGGATGCATGTGGGGAGCTTCGAGGACCATTTTGCGTCGCTGCTCGGGTGGGAGCGATACCGTGCGAGCCAGTTCGGGATCAGCCATCTGTGCGCACTGGCCTTGAATCCGCGAGAGGCGAACAACGGGCGCGTCGCACAAGGCGTCGTCGAGCTGCTCCCGCGCTATCTCCCCAAAGAGGGGGTGGTCGCGGTGGGGATGGTCGGCTTCGAGGACCTCTCGACGGACGAAGAGCACTATTTCGTTCGTCAGATCGAACTCGCCAGGGTGAACGAGCTGCCCCTCCTCGTCCATACGCCCCTTCGGGACAAGAAGCGCGCTACGGAGCGGAGCCTGGCCATTCTCCGCGAACACCGTTTTCCTGAGGAGTGGGTGCTCATCGAGGACGCCAGCGAGGAGACGCTGCCACTCGTTCTCGCCACGCGCTGCTGGGCCGGGTGTTTGCTGGGTGCCTCGACGGGCATGGGGGAAGAGCGCGTCGCCTCCGCCATCCGGCGTCATGGTCCGAACCGGATTCTCGTCAGCAGCGCTGCCGACTGGAGCGCGAGCGATCCCCTCCAGGTCCCGAAGCTGGCGGACCGAATGCGCGCCCAGGGGCTGGCCGAGGACGTGGTGCAGATGCTTCTGTGGGGCAATCCGATCGCCTTCTTCGCGCAGAGCGGGAAGCTGGATCCGGTCGAGCATGGCGAGGCGGCGCTCCTCGGCCAGCGGGGGGGCCACGCCGGGACGCTCGTGCGCGCCCCCAGCCCGCAGATCCGCTGA
- a CDS encoding MYXO-CTERM sorting domain-containing protein has translation MHANRASFGILLALTSLSGSAAAGLADLQGTNPGDLPNGGYFSPAERCATCHKTSGNQPPQWREHMPVDTWAGTMMGNAARDPVFFAALTVANQDFPGMGTFCIRCHSPTAFVRGHATPPDGSGFDPIPAEGLIDTQGVGCDTCHRATTLADPQDPNFPYYLGNAQLLYEDDPSGTKRGPYADSSSPNHGSMQEPNLADSRFCGQCHQVTNPEIMLRDAQGVPTAIEFPLDTTYEEWAASDYANDAQQTSCIDCHMKRASGNLPVVNIFDPILRTDPRDHVIVGGNHWGIQAVMAAPANAEHVASNQQAFQLALTKTLESLQSAAAVTLVDAPAELSPGQPFTVRVRVENLTGHKFPTGYAESRRAWVAVALVDASGAERTLVGGYDEATGEIVEDPPTHVYKAVHGKWNAALEVGEAEEHLALHDMIISDTRIPPKGFVASETTLPTSEIDFSDGNGGYRHFDEVAFTLTAPADAAGMQTLSARVYYQSMTRHYIEFLRDQNVTDDRGMELEDIYRATGEAPPILVARAESPVDLGGSSGPGGGGAGGTGGEAGSGDTPVPPGSGDEGGCGCRAAGAEDAGPWAAATLTGLALLAASRRRRRH, from the coding sequence ATGCACGCGAACAGAGCTTCTTTCGGCATCCTGCTGGCGCTCACCTCCCTCAGCGGTAGCGCCGCGGCGGGACTCGCGGATTTGCAAGGCACGAACCCCGGCGATCTACCGAACGGCGGCTATTTCAGCCCCGCGGAGCGCTGCGCCACGTGCCACAAGACCTCTGGCAACCAGCCGCCGCAGTGGCGTGAGCACATGCCCGTCGACACCTGGGCAGGCACGATGATGGGCAACGCTGCGCGCGACCCCGTCTTCTTCGCAGCCCTCACCGTGGCCAACCAGGATTTCCCGGGGATGGGTACCTTCTGCATTCGCTGCCACTCCCCCACGGCCTTCGTACGAGGGCACGCCACCCCTCCGGACGGGAGCGGCTTCGACCCCATTCCCGCCGAAGGGCTCATCGACACCCAGGGCGTGGGCTGCGACACCTGCCACCGCGCGACCACGCTCGCCGATCCTCAGGATCCGAACTTCCCCTACTACCTGGGCAATGCGCAGCTCCTGTACGAGGACGATCCCAGCGGCACGAAGCGCGGCCCGTACGCCGACTCCAGCTCGCCCAACCATGGATCCATGCAGGAGCCCAACCTCGCCGACTCGCGCTTCTGCGGGCAGTGCCATCAGGTCACCAACCCTGAAATCATGCTGCGTGACGCCCAGGGAGTCCCGACGGCAATCGAGTTCCCGCTCGACACGACCTACGAGGAGTGGGCCGCAAGCGATTACGCCAACGACGCGCAGCAGACGAGCTGCATCGATTGCCACATGAAGCGCGCGAGCGGCAACCTGCCGGTGGTGAACATCTTCGATCCCATCCTGCGGACCGATCCGCGCGACCACGTCATCGTGGGCGGCAACCACTGGGGCATCCAGGCGGTGATGGCCGCTCCCGCAAACGCGGAGCATGTCGCGTCGAACCAGCAAGCCTTCCAGCTCGCGCTCACCAAGACCCTGGAGAGCTTGCAGAGCGCCGCCGCCGTGACGCTCGTGGACGCCCCCGCCGAGCTCTCACCCGGGCAACCCTTCACCGTCCGTGTCCGTGTCGAGAACCTCACTGGGCACAAGTTCCCGACCGGCTACGCAGAGAGCCGCAGAGCGTGGGTCGCCGTCGCGCTGGTCGACGCGAGCGGCGCCGAGCGCACCCTGGTCGGCGGCTACGACGAGGCGACCGGCGAGATCGTGGAAGACCCGCCCACGCACGTCTACAAGGCCGTGCACGGCAAGTGGAACGCCGCCCTCGAGGTCGGTGAAGCCGAAGAGCACCTCGCGCTCCACGACATGATCATCTCGGACACGCGCATCCCACCGAAGGGCTTCGTCGCCTCCGAGACCACCCTGCCCACCTCGGAAATCGACTTCTCCGACGGCAACGGTGGCTACCGCCACTTCGACGAAGTGGCCTTCACGCTCACCGCTCCTGCAGACGCAGCGGGCATGCAGACGCTCTCGGCGCGCGTCTACTACCAGTCGATGACCCGCCATTACATCGAGTTCCTGCGCGACCAGAACGTGACCGACGATCGCGGGATGGAGCTCGAAGACATCTACCGGGCGACCGGCGAGGCCCCCCCGATCCTCGTCGCTCGAGCCGAGTCCCCTGTCGATCTGGGCGGCTCGAGTGGTCCTGGAGGGGGTGGCGCGGGCGGCACGGGTGGCGAAGCGGGCAGCGGGGACACGCCTGTCCCGCCCGGCTCCGGCGACGAAGGGGGCTGTGGGTGCCGCGCCGCAGGCGCCGAGGATGCCGGCCCC
- a CDS encoding SpoIIE family protein phosphatase, whose protein sequence is MPPLDDSLVPAPSSSEWKGYLEIRLGDAPPVRRPLSESHVVIGRAPGVQLTLDHYTVSRRHAELFCDPFGRWWIRDLGSTNGTLVNDERINEKVLKPADRIGIGDYTIEFQLPVRAPRLGIDSGGVHFEEDKPTAIRKLGELEPPRIAAKHLFTLMDLSRRLLGIEEPAERFDALCQLMVRDDFHGSMALALRLRENGALTILSGPHRPFYLQGLRRDDASAPPYISRRVLAAVMETREPVLAGNLVSDSATVELTMSRDVMALWVVCCPLRVDEQMMNLLYVTLPPDFGSVEWLGLIALAAEVFQQAESAWEARRHAQEHAAIERELQMAHQIQRQLVPKRHDFRGIDVSIGFEPCRWVGGDYVDIVPMPDGRILLAVADVCGKGLQAALVCSSVHTMIRATVDSGGGVTGMMDKLNAYLCEYLPESSFVTMVVIALDPATGRMECVNAGHPPAFVANGTATPRQLQNAVNPALGMGPVPMEAHPSVLAPGEVLVMYTDGLTELRNSSKQMLGEQALGAGFARLCAASTGRPISVISEKLAQMLEEFRGDQLPEDDQAFLLARRI, encoded by the coding sequence ATGCCGCCGCTCGATGACAGCCTGGTGCCCGCGCCATCCAGCTCGGAGTGGAAGGGGTACCTGGAGATCCGGCTGGGCGACGCGCCGCCGGTTCGGCGGCCTCTGTCGGAGTCCCACGTGGTCATCGGCCGCGCGCCTGGCGTGCAGCTGACCCTCGACCACTACACCGTCTCACGGCGACACGCGGAGCTGTTCTGCGACCCCTTCGGGCGCTGGTGGATCCGCGATCTCGGCAGCACCAACGGGACCCTCGTCAACGACGAGCGGATCAACGAGAAGGTCCTCAAGCCTGCCGACCGCATCGGCATCGGTGACTACACCATCGAGTTCCAGCTCCCGGTGCGCGCGCCGCGCCTGGGCATCGACAGCGGCGGGGTCCACTTCGAGGAAGACAAGCCCACCGCCATCCGCAAGCTCGGCGAGCTCGAGCCCCCGCGGATCGCGGCCAAGCACCTCTTCACCCTCATGGACCTCTCGCGCCGTTTGCTCGGCATCGAGGAACCGGCGGAGCGCTTCGACGCGCTCTGCCAGCTCATGGTGCGTGATGACTTCCATGGCAGCATGGCGCTCGCCCTCCGCCTCCGGGAGAACGGCGCGCTGACCATCCTCTCAGGCCCGCACCGTCCCTTCTACCTTCAGGGACTGCGGCGTGACGACGCGAGCGCGCCGCCCTACATCTCGCGCCGCGTGCTGGCGGCCGTGATGGAGACCCGCGAGCCCGTGCTGGCCGGTAACCTCGTGAGCGACAGCGCGACCGTGGAACTCACCATGTCGCGCGACGTGATGGCGCTCTGGGTGGTCTGCTGCCCGCTGCGCGTCGACGAGCAGATGATGAACCTGCTCTACGTCACGCTCCCTCCCGACTTCGGGAGCGTCGAGTGGCTCGGCCTCATCGCGCTCGCGGCGGAGGTGTTCCAGCAGGCCGAGTCGGCCTGGGAAGCGAGGCGCCACGCGCAGGAGCACGCCGCCATCGAGCGCGAGCTGCAGATGGCGCACCAGATCCAGCGCCAACTCGTCCCCAAGCGTCACGACTTCCGCGGCATCGACGTCTCCATTGGCTTCGAGCCCTGCCGCTGGGTCGGCGGTGACTACGTGGACATCGTCCCCATGCCCGACGGCCGCATTCTCCTCGCGGTCGCCGACGTCTGCGGCAAGGGCCTGCAGGCCGCGCTGGTCTGCTCCAGCGTTCACACCATGATCCGCGCCACGGTCGACTCCGGCGGTGGCGTCACCGGCATGATGGACAAGCTGAACGCCTACCTCTGCGAATACCTGCCAGAGAGCTCGTTCGTCACCATGGTGGTCATCGCCCTCGACCCGGCCACCGGGCGCATGGAGTGCGTGAACGCCGGACACCCGCCGGCCTTCGTGGCCAACGGCACCGCGACGCCGCGCCAGCTTCAGAACGCCGTGAACCCGGCGCTCGGCATGGGCCCGGTGCCCATGGAGGCCCACCCCAGCGTCCTCGCCCCGGGCGAGGTCCTCGTCATGTACACCGACGGCCTCACGGAGCTGCGCAACTCCTCCAAGCAGATGCTCGGAGAGCAGGCCCTCGGCGCCGGCTTTGCGCGGCTCTGCGCCGCCAGCACCGGCCGGCCCATCTCCGTCATCTCCGAGAAGCTCGCCCAGATGCTCGAAGAGTTCCGGGGAGATCAGCTCCCGGAAGACGATCAGGCCTTCCTGCTCGCCCGCCGCATCTGA